A genome region from Hevea brasiliensis isolate MT/VB/25A 57/8 chromosome 9, ASM3005281v1, whole genome shotgun sequence includes the following:
- the LOC110638713 gene encoding G2/mitotic-specific cyclin-2 isoform X4: MNISDENNPNIVKPTNFHGGLEMGSRKFGLEISHNRRALNVLNQKFIGAQAYPCVVNKRGLSENHGVSQRNPPNPAHRPITRKFAAQQSSTHQHCPQETKKQKPSVPSTNGFGDCIFIDVEENKAPADHPVPMFLEQTEAILYEMDQMEEVDMEDIIEEPILDIDGCDAKNPLAVVDYVEDMYASYRKKESFSCVSPNYMEQQFDINEKMRAILIDWLIEVHDKFELMKETLFLTVNLIDRFLSQQTVVRKKLQLVGLVAMLLACKYEEVSVPVVGDLILISDKAYNRKEVLEMESLMLNRLQFNMSFPTPYVFMQRFLKAAQCDKKIELLSFFLIELSIVEYEMLKFPPSLLAAAAIYTAQCTIYGFKQWSRTCECHSSYSEDQLLECSRLMVGFHQKAGTGTGAHRKYNTSKFGYTSKCEPALFLLETQK; the protein is encoded by the exons atgaatatATCTGATGAGAACAATCCTAACATTGTCAAACCCACAAATTTTCATG GAGGGCTTGAGATGGGTAGCAGAAAGTTTGGGCTGGAGATTAGTCACAACAGAAGAGCTTTAAATGTGTTAAATCAGAAATTTATTGGAGCACAAGCATATCCTTGTGTTGTTAACAAGAGGGGGCTGTCAGA AAATCATGGAGTCTCTCAAAGAAACCCACCAAATCCTGCACATCGACCGATCACAAG GAAGTTTGCTGCACAACAGTCAAGTACACATCAGCATTGTCCACAG GAGACTAAGAAGCAGAAACCATCAGTTCCAAGCACAAATGGGTTTGGCGACTGTATATTCATAGATGTTGAAGAAAATAAGGCACCAGCAGATCATCCAGTACCAATGTTTTTAGAACAAACAGAAGCAATCCTTTATGAAATGGATCAGATG GAGGAGGTTGACATGGAGGATATAATTGAAGAGCCCATTTTGGATATTGATGGCTGTGATGCAAAGAATCCACTTGCTGTTGTTGATTATGTTGAAGATATGTATGCCTCCTATAGAAAAAAGGAG AGTTTTAGCTGTGTCTCTCCAAACTATATGGAACAACAGTTCGACATTAATGAGAAGATGAGAGCTATACTAATTGACTGGCTTATTGAG GTGCATGATAAGTTTGAACTCATGAAAGAGACATTATTTCTCACGGTTAATCTTATTGATAGGTTTCTATCACAGCAGACAGTTGTAAGGAAGAAGCTTCAATTGGTTGGATTGGTTGCTATGCTCTTAGCTTGCAAGTATGAGGAGGTTTCTGTTCCAGTGGTAGGAGATCTAATTCTTATATCAGATAAGGCCTACAATAGAAAAGAAGTTCTTGAAATG GAAAGTTTGATGCTTAACAGATTACAGTTTAATATGTCATTTCCAACTCCATATGTTTTCATGCAAAGGTTCCTCAAGGCTGCTCAATGTGATAAGAAG ATTGAGCTGTTGTCCTTCTTCTTGATTGAGCTTTCAATTGTGGAGTATGAAATGCTCAAGTTCCCACCATCTTTATTGGCGGCCGCAGCAATCTATACTGCTCAGTGCACTATCTATGGATTCAAGCAGTGGAGTAGAACCTGTGAGTGTCACAGCAGCTATTCAGAAGATCAACTTCT AGAATGTTCAAGATTAATGGTTGGTTTCCACCAGAAAGCTGGGACAGGGACTGGGGCACACAGGAAATACAATACATCTAAGTTTGGCTATACTTCAAAATGTGAACCGGCACTTTTCTTATTAGAGACTCAAAAATAA
- the LOC110638713 gene encoding G2/mitotic-specific cyclin-1 isoform X7, whose translation MNISDENNPNIVKPTNFHGGLEMGSRKFGLEISHNRRALNVLNQKFIGAQAYPCVVNKRGLSENHGVSQRNPPNPAHRPITRKFAAQQSSTHQHCPQQETKKQKPSVPSTNGFGDCIFIDVEENKAPADHPVPMFLEQTEAILYEMDQMEEVDMEDIIEEPILDIDGCDAKNPLAVVDYVEDMYASYRKKESFSCVSPNYMEQQFDINEKMRAILIDWLIEVHDKFELMKETLFLTVNLIDRFLSQQTVVRKKLQLVGLVAMLLACKYEEVSVPVVGDLILISDKAYNRKEVLEMESLMLNRLQFNMSFPTPYVFMQRFLKAAQCDKKPQQSILLSALSMDSSSGVEPVSVTAAIQKINF comes from the exons atgaatatATCTGATGAGAACAATCCTAACATTGTCAAACCCACAAATTTTCATG GAGGGCTTGAGATGGGTAGCAGAAAGTTTGGGCTGGAGATTAGTCACAACAGAAGAGCTTTAAATGTGTTAAATCAGAAATTTATTGGAGCACAAGCATATCCTTGTGTTGTTAACAAGAGGGGGCTGTCAGA AAATCATGGAGTCTCTCAAAGAAACCCACCAAATCCTGCACATCGACCGATCACAAG GAAGTTTGCTGCACAACAGTCAAGTACACATCAGCATTGTCCACAG CAGGAGACTAAGAAGCAGAAACCATCAGTTCCAAGCACAAATGGGTTTGGCGACTGTATATTCATAGATGTTGAAGAAAATAAGGCACCAGCAGATCATCCAGTACCAATGTTTTTAGAACAAACAGAAGCAATCCTTTATGAAATGGATCAGATG GAGGAGGTTGACATGGAGGATATAATTGAAGAGCCCATTTTGGATATTGATGGCTGTGATGCAAAGAATCCACTTGCTGTTGTTGATTATGTTGAAGATATGTATGCCTCCTATAGAAAAAAGGAG AGTTTTAGCTGTGTCTCTCCAAACTATATGGAACAACAGTTCGACATTAATGAGAAGATGAGAGCTATACTAATTGACTGGCTTATTGAG GTGCATGATAAGTTTGAACTCATGAAAGAGACATTATTTCTCACGGTTAATCTTATTGATAGGTTTCTATCACAGCAGACAGTTGTAAGGAAGAAGCTTCAATTGGTTGGATTGGTTGCTATGCTCTTAGCTTGCAAGTATGAGGAGGTTTCTGTTCCAGTGGTAGGAGATCTAATTCTTATATCAGATAAGGCCTACAATAGAAAAGAAGTTCTTGAAATG GAAAGTTTGATGCTTAACAGATTACAGTTTAATATGTCATTTCCAACTCCATATGTTTTCATGCAAAGGTTCCTCAAGGCTGCTCAATGTGATAAGAA GCCGCAGCAATCTATACTGCTCAGTGCACTATCTATGGATTCAAGCAGTGGAGTAGAACCTGTGAGTGTCACAGCAGCTATTCAGAAGATCAACTTCT AG
- the LOC110638711 gene encoding phosphoserine aminotransferase 1, chloroplastic-like encodes MASKLTSLPNSLLPKNPNSHLLLPLKPNSSTATFANFATHNKPISIRCTAASTAPVSPIPATEDSEDRVFNFAAGPAILPANVLKKAQAELYNWRGSGMSVMEMSHRGKEFLSIIQKAEADLRALLNIPEDYAVLFLQGGATTQFAMIPLNLCKPDDPVDFVVTGSWGDKAFKESQKFCKPKVIWSGKSEKYTKIPSFDALEQSPDAKYLHICANETIHGVEFKDYPTPKNGILVADMSSNFCSKPVDVSKFGLIYAGAQKNVGPSGVTIVIIKKDLIGNAQETTPVMLDYKIHAENNSLYNTPPCFGIYMCGLVFEDLLAQGGLTEIERKNKKKAELLYSAIDKSNGFYRCPVEKSARSLMNVPFTLEKSDLEAEFIKEAAKEKLVQLKGHRSVGGMRASIYNAMPLAGVEKLVAFMKNFQARHA; translated from the coding sequence ATGGCATCAAAACTCACCTCATTACCAAATTCTCTCCTTCCCAAAAATCCTAATAGCCACCTCCTCCTCCCCCTTAAACCTAATTCCTCCACCGCTACCTTCGCTAATTTCGCCACCCATAACAAGCCCATTTCAATCAGATGTACAGCCGCATCAACAGCTCCAGTCTCGCCAATCCCCGCAACCGAAGATTCCGAGGACCGTGTATTCAATTTCGCTGCCGGTCCTGCCATCTTACCTGCCAACGTCCTCAAGAAAGCCCAGGCGGAGCTCTATAACTGGCGCGGATCTGGCATGAGCGTAATGGAGATGAGCCATAGAGGGAAAGAATTTCTCTCTATTATTCAAAAGGCTGAGGCTGATCTCCGTGCTCTCTTGAATATCCCGGAAGATTACGCCGTTCTGTTTCTCCAGGGTGGCGCGACCACCCAGTTTGCTATGATCCCGTTGAATCTTTGCAAGCCCGATGACCCGGTTGATTTCGTGGTTACTGGGTCGTGGGGAGATAAGGCTTTCAAGGAGTCACAGAAGTTTTGCAAGCCCAAGGTGATTTGGTCTGGGAAATCTGAAAAGTATACGAAAATTCCATCTTTTGATGCTTTAGAGCAAAGTCCAGATGCTAAATATTTGCATATTTGCGCTAACGAGACCATTCATGGAGTTGAGTTCAAGGATTACCCAACTCCCAAAAATGGGATTTTGGTGGCTGACATGTCTTCAAATTTCTGTTCAAAGCCTGTAGATGTTTCCAAGTTTGGTTTGATCTACGCTGGAGCTCAGAAGAATGTAGGGCCATCTGGGGTTACAATCGTGATAATCAAGAAAGATCTGATTGGAAATGCTCAAGAGACAACTCCTGTGATGCTGGACTACAAGATCCATGCGGAGAACAATTCACTCTATAACACTCCTCCTTGTTTTGGCATATACATGTGTGGTTTGGTCTTTGAGGATCTTCTGGCACAGGGTGGATTAACAGAGATTGAAAGGAAGAACAAGAAGAAAGCAGAATTGCTTTACAGTGCCATTGATAAGAGTAATGGGTTCTACAGGTGCCCTGTTGAAAAATCTGCAAGATCATTGATGAATGTACCATTTACACTTGAGAAGTCTGATTTGGAAGCTGAGTTTATCAAAGAAGCTGCTAAGGAGAAGTTGGTTCAGCTTAAAGGGCACAGATCAGTGGGAGGAATGCGAGCTAGCATTTACAATGCAATGCCGCTGGCTGGAGTGGAAAAGTTGGTTGCTTTCATGAAAAACTTCCAGGCAAGGCATGCTTGA
- the LOC110638713 gene encoding G2/mitotic-specific cyclin-2 isoform X1: protein MNISDENNPNIVKPTNFHGGLEMGSRKFGLEISHNRRALNVLNQKFIGAQAYPCVVNKRGLSENHGVSQRNPPNPAHRPITRKFAAQQSSTHQHCPQQETKKQKPSVPSTNGFGDCIFIDVEENKAPADHPVPMFLEQTEAILYEMDQMEEVDMEDIIEEPILDIDGCDAKNPLAVVDYVEDMYASYRKKESFSCVSPNYMEQQFDINEKMRAILIDWLIEVHDKFELMKETLFLTVNLIDRFLSQQTVVRKKLQLVGLVAMLLACKYEEVSVPVVGDLILISDKAYNRKEVLEMVNFPLYVFLNKTLNQYRLKQKIVNIFFLHNLQESLMLNRLQFNMSFPTPYVFMQRFLKAAQCDKKIELLSFFLIELSIVEYEMLKFPPSLLAAAAIYTAQCTIYGFKQWSRTCECHSSYSEDQLLECSRLMVGFHQKAGTGTGAHRKYNTSKFGYTSKCEPALFLLETQK from the exons atgaatatATCTGATGAGAACAATCCTAACATTGTCAAACCCACAAATTTTCATG GAGGGCTTGAGATGGGTAGCAGAAAGTTTGGGCTGGAGATTAGTCACAACAGAAGAGCTTTAAATGTGTTAAATCAGAAATTTATTGGAGCACAAGCATATCCTTGTGTTGTTAACAAGAGGGGGCTGTCAGA AAATCATGGAGTCTCTCAAAGAAACCCACCAAATCCTGCACATCGACCGATCACAAG GAAGTTTGCTGCACAACAGTCAAGTACACATCAGCATTGTCCACAG CAGGAGACTAAGAAGCAGAAACCATCAGTTCCAAGCACAAATGGGTTTGGCGACTGTATATTCATAGATGTTGAAGAAAATAAGGCACCAGCAGATCATCCAGTACCAATGTTTTTAGAACAAACAGAAGCAATCCTTTATGAAATGGATCAGATG GAGGAGGTTGACATGGAGGATATAATTGAAGAGCCCATTTTGGATATTGATGGCTGTGATGCAAAGAATCCACTTGCTGTTGTTGATTATGTTGAAGATATGTATGCCTCCTATAGAAAAAAGGAG AGTTTTAGCTGTGTCTCTCCAAACTATATGGAACAACAGTTCGACATTAATGAGAAGATGAGAGCTATACTAATTGACTGGCTTATTGAG GTGCATGATAAGTTTGAACTCATGAAAGAGACATTATTTCTCACGGTTAATCTTATTGATAGGTTTCTATCACAGCAGACAGTTGTAAGGAAGAAGCTTCAATTGGTTGGATTGGTTGCTATGCTCTTAGCTTGCAAGTATGAGGAGGTTTCTGTTCCAGTGGTAGGAGATCTAATTCTTATATCAGATAAGGCCTACAATAGAAAAGAAGTTCTTGAAATGGTAAACTTTCCCCTGTATGTCTTTCTGAACAAAACTCTAAACCAATACAGGCTAAAGCAAAAAATAGTAAACATTTTCTTCCTCCACAACCTGCAGGAAAGTTTGATGCTTAACAGATTACAGTTTAATATGTCATTTCCAACTCCATATGTTTTCATGCAAAGGTTCCTCAAGGCTGCTCAATGTGATAAGAAG ATTGAGCTGTTGTCCTTCTTCTTGATTGAGCTTTCAATTGTGGAGTATGAAATGCTCAAGTTCCCACCATCTTTATTGGCGGCCGCAGCAATCTATACTGCTCAGTGCACTATCTATGGATTCAAGCAGTGGAGTAGAACCTGTGAGTGTCACAGCAGCTATTCAGAAGATCAACTTCT AGAATGTTCAAGATTAATGGTTGGTTTCCACCAGAAAGCTGGGACAGGGACTGGGGCACACAGGAAATACAATACATCTAAGTTTGGCTATACTTCAAAATGTGAACCGGCACTTTTCTTATTAGAGACTCAAAAATAA
- the LOC110638713 gene encoding G2/mitotic-specific cyclin-1 isoform X6, which yields MNISDENNPNIVKPTNFHGGLEMGSRKFGLEISHNRRALNVLNQKFIGAQAYPCVVNKRGLSENHGVSQRNPPNPAHRPITRKFAAQQSSTHQHCPQQETKKQKPSVPSTNGFGDCIFIDVEENKAPADHPVPMFLEQTEAILYEMDQMEEVDMEDIIEEPILDIDGCDAKNPLAVVDYVEDMYASYRKKESFSCVSPNYMEQQFDINEKMRAILIDWLIEVHDKFELMKETLFLTVNLIDRFLSQQTVVRKKLQLVGLVAMLLACKYEEVSVPVVGDLILISDKAYNRKEVLEMESLMLNRLQFNMSFPTPYVFMQRFLKAAQCDKKIELLSFFLIELSIVEYEMLKFPPSLLAAAAIYTAQCTIYGFKQWSRTCECHSSYSEDQLL from the exons atgaatatATCTGATGAGAACAATCCTAACATTGTCAAACCCACAAATTTTCATG GAGGGCTTGAGATGGGTAGCAGAAAGTTTGGGCTGGAGATTAGTCACAACAGAAGAGCTTTAAATGTGTTAAATCAGAAATTTATTGGAGCACAAGCATATCCTTGTGTTGTTAACAAGAGGGGGCTGTCAGA AAATCATGGAGTCTCTCAAAGAAACCCACCAAATCCTGCACATCGACCGATCACAAG GAAGTTTGCTGCACAACAGTCAAGTACACATCAGCATTGTCCACAG CAGGAGACTAAGAAGCAGAAACCATCAGTTCCAAGCACAAATGGGTTTGGCGACTGTATATTCATAGATGTTGAAGAAAATAAGGCACCAGCAGATCATCCAGTACCAATGTTTTTAGAACAAACAGAAGCAATCCTTTATGAAATGGATCAGATG GAGGAGGTTGACATGGAGGATATAATTGAAGAGCCCATTTTGGATATTGATGGCTGTGATGCAAAGAATCCACTTGCTGTTGTTGATTATGTTGAAGATATGTATGCCTCCTATAGAAAAAAGGAG AGTTTTAGCTGTGTCTCTCCAAACTATATGGAACAACAGTTCGACATTAATGAGAAGATGAGAGCTATACTAATTGACTGGCTTATTGAG GTGCATGATAAGTTTGAACTCATGAAAGAGACATTATTTCTCACGGTTAATCTTATTGATAGGTTTCTATCACAGCAGACAGTTGTAAGGAAGAAGCTTCAATTGGTTGGATTGGTTGCTATGCTCTTAGCTTGCAAGTATGAGGAGGTTTCTGTTCCAGTGGTAGGAGATCTAATTCTTATATCAGATAAGGCCTACAATAGAAAAGAAGTTCTTGAAATG GAAAGTTTGATGCTTAACAGATTACAGTTTAATATGTCATTTCCAACTCCATATGTTTTCATGCAAAGGTTCCTCAAGGCTGCTCAATGTGATAAGAAG ATTGAGCTGTTGTCCTTCTTCTTGATTGAGCTTTCAATTGTGGAGTATGAAATGCTCAAGTTCCCACCATCTTTATTGGCGGCCGCAGCAATCTATACTGCTCAGTGCACTATCTATGGATTCAAGCAGTGGAGTAGAACCTGTGAGTGTCACAGCAGCTATTCAGAAGATCAACTTCTGTGA
- the LOC110638713 gene encoding G2/mitotic-specific cyclin-2 isoform X3 — MNISDENNPNIVKPTNFHGGLEMGSRKFGLEISHNRRALNVLNQKFIGAQAYPCVVNKRGLSENHGVSQRNPPNPAHRPITRKFAAQQSSTHQHCPQQETKKQKPSVPSTNGFGDCIFIDVEENKAPADHPVPMFLEQTEAILYEMDQMEEVDMEDIIEEPILDIDGCDAKNPLAVVDYVEDMYASYRKKESFSCVSPNYMEQQFDINEKMRAILIDWLIEVHDKFELMKETLFLTVNLIDRFLSQQTVVRKKLQLVGLVAMLLACKYEEVSVPVVGDLILISDKAYNRKEVLEMESLMLNRLQFNMSFPTPYVFMQRFLKAAQCDKKIELLSFFLIELSIVEYEMLKFPPSLLAAAAIYTAQCTIYGFKQWSRTCECHSSYSEDQLLECSRLMVGFHQKAGTGTGAHRKYNTSKFGYTSKCEPALFLLETQK; from the exons atgaatatATCTGATGAGAACAATCCTAACATTGTCAAACCCACAAATTTTCATG GAGGGCTTGAGATGGGTAGCAGAAAGTTTGGGCTGGAGATTAGTCACAACAGAAGAGCTTTAAATGTGTTAAATCAGAAATTTATTGGAGCACAAGCATATCCTTGTGTTGTTAACAAGAGGGGGCTGTCAGA AAATCATGGAGTCTCTCAAAGAAACCCACCAAATCCTGCACATCGACCGATCACAAG GAAGTTTGCTGCACAACAGTCAAGTACACATCAGCATTGTCCACAG CAGGAGACTAAGAAGCAGAAACCATCAGTTCCAAGCACAAATGGGTTTGGCGACTGTATATTCATAGATGTTGAAGAAAATAAGGCACCAGCAGATCATCCAGTACCAATGTTTTTAGAACAAACAGAAGCAATCCTTTATGAAATGGATCAGATG GAGGAGGTTGACATGGAGGATATAATTGAAGAGCCCATTTTGGATATTGATGGCTGTGATGCAAAGAATCCACTTGCTGTTGTTGATTATGTTGAAGATATGTATGCCTCCTATAGAAAAAAGGAG AGTTTTAGCTGTGTCTCTCCAAACTATATGGAACAACAGTTCGACATTAATGAGAAGATGAGAGCTATACTAATTGACTGGCTTATTGAG GTGCATGATAAGTTTGAACTCATGAAAGAGACATTATTTCTCACGGTTAATCTTATTGATAGGTTTCTATCACAGCAGACAGTTGTAAGGAAGAAGCTTCAATTGGTTGGATTGGTTGCTATGCTCTTAGCTTGCAAGTATGAGGAGGTTTCTGTTCCAGTGGTAGGAGATCTAATTCTTATATCAGATAAGGCCTACAATAGAAAAGAAGTTCTTGAAATG GAAAGTTTGATGCTTAACAGATTACAGTTTAATATGTCATTTCCAACTCCATATGTTTTCATGCAAAGGTTCCTCAAGGCTGCTCAATGTGATAAGAAG ATTGAGCTGTTGTCCTTCTTCTTGATTGAGCTTTCAATTGTGGAGTATGAAATGCTCAAGTTCCCACCATCTTTATTGGCGGCCGCAGCAATCTATACTGCTCAGTGCACTATCTATGGATTCAAGCAGTGGAGTAGAACCTGTGAGTGTCACAGCAGCTATTCAGAAGATCAACTTCT AGAATGTTCAAGATTAATGGTTGGTTTCCACCAGAAAGCTGGGACAGGGACTGGGGCACACAGGAAATACAATACATCTAAGTTTGGCTATACTTCAAAATGTGAACCGGCACTTTTCTTATTAGAGACTCAAAAATAA
- the LOC110638713 gene encoding G2/mitotic-specific cyclin-2 isoform X2 — translation MNISDENNPNIVKPTNFHGGLEMGSRKFGLEISHNRRALNVLNQKFIGAQAYPCVVNKRGLSENHGVSQRNPPNPAHRPITRKFAAQQSSTHQHCPQETKKQKPSVPSTNGFGDCIFIDVEENKAPADHPVPMFLEQTEAILYEMDQMEEVDMEDIIEEPILDIDGCDAKNPLAVVDYVEDMYASYRKKESFSCVSPNYMEQQFDINEKMRAILIDWLIEVHDKFELMKETLFLTVNLIDRFLSQQTVVRKKLQLVGLVAMLLACKYEEVSVPVVGDLILISDKAYNRKEVLEMVNFPLYVFLNKTLNQYRLKQKIVNIFFLHNLQESLMLNRLQFNMSFPTPYVFMQRFLKAAQCDKKIELLSFFLIELSIVEYEMLKFPPSLLAAAAIYTAQCTIYGFKQWSRTCECHSSYSEDQLLECSRLMVGFHQKAGTGTGAHRKYNTSKFGYTSKCEPALFLLETQK, via the exons atgaatatATCTGATGAGAACAATCCTAACATTGTCAAACCCACAAATTTTCATG GAGGGCTTGAGATGGGTAGCAGAAAGTTTGGGCTGGAGATTAGTCACAACAGAAGAGCTTTAAATGTGTTAAATCAGAAATTTATTGGAGCACAAGCATATCCTTGTGTTGTTAACAAGAGGGGGCTGTCAGA AAATCATGGAGTCTCTCAAAGAAACCCACCAAATCCTGCACATCGACCGATCACAAG GAAGTTTGCTGCACAACAGTCAAGTACACATCAGCATTGTCCACAG GAGACTAAGAAGCAGAAACCATCAGTTCCAAGCACAAATGGGTTTGGCGACTGTATATTCATAGATGTTGAAGAAAATAAGGCACCAGCAGATCATCCAGTACCAATGTTTTTAGAACAAACAGAAGCAATCCTTTATGAAATGGATCAGATG GAGGAGGTTGACATGGAGGATATAATTGAAGAGCCCATTTTGGATATTGATGGCTGTGATGCAAAGAATCCACTTGCTGTTGTTGATTATGTTGAAGATATGTATGCCTCCTATAGAAAAAAGGAG AGTTTTAGCTGTGTCTCTCCAAACTATATGGAACAACAGTTCGACATTAATGAGAAGATGAGAGCTATACTAATTGACTGGCTTATTGAG GTGCATGATAAGTTTGAACTCATGAAAGAGACATTATTTCTCACGGTTAATCTTATTGATAGGTTTCTATCACAGCAGACAGTTGTAAGGAAGAAGCTTCAATTGGTTGGATTGGTTGCTATGCTCTTAGCTTGCAAGTATGAGGAGGTTTCTGTTCCAGTGGTAGGAGATCTAATTCTTATATCAGATAAGGCCTACAATAGAAAAGAAGTTCTTGAAATGGTAAACTTTCCCCTGTATGTCTTTCTGAACAAAACTCTAAACCAATACAGGCTAAAGCAAAAAATAGTAAACATTTTCTTCCTCCACAACCTGCAGGAAAGTTTGATGCTTAACAGATTACAGTTTAATATGTCATTTCCAACTCCATATGTTTTCATGCAAAGGTTCCTCAAGGCTGCTCAATGTGATAAGAAG ATTGAGCTGTTGTCCTTCTTCTTGATTGAGCTTTCAATTGTGGAGTATGAAATGCTCAAGTTCCCACCATCTTTATTGGCGGCCGCAGCAATCTATACTGCTCAGTGCACTATCTATGGATTCAAGCAGTGGAGTAGAACCTGTGAGTGTCACAGCAGCTATTCAGAAGATCAACTTCT AGAATGTTCAAGATTAATGGTTGGTTTCCACCAGAAAGCTGGGACAGGGACTGGGGCACACAGGAAATACAATACATCTAAGTTTGGCTATACTTCAAAATGTGAACCGGCACTTTTCTTATTAGAGACTCAAAAATAA
- the LOC110638713 gene encoding G2/mitotic-specific cyclin-1 isoform X5, with the protein MNISDENNPNIVKPTNFHGGLEMGSRKFGLEISHNRRALNVLNQKFIGAQAYPCVVNKRGLSENHGVSQRNPPNPAHRPITRKFAAQQSSTHQHCPQQETKKQKPSVPSTNGFGDCIFIDVEENKAPADHPVPMFLEQTEAILYEMDQMEEVDMEDIIEEPILDIDGCDAKNPLAVVDYVEDMYASYRKKEVHDKFELMKETLFLTVNLIDRFLSQQTVVRKKLQLVGLVAMLLACKYEEVSVPVVGDLILISDKAYNRKEVLEMESLMLNRLQFNMSFPTPYVFMQRFLKAAQCDKKIELLSFFLIELSIVEYEMLKFPPSLLAAAAIYTAQCTIYGFKQWSRTCECHSSYSEDQLLECSRLMVGFHQKAGTGTGAHRKYNTSKFGYTSKCEPALFLLETQK; encoded by the exons atgaatatATCTGATGAGAACAATCCTAACATTGTCAAACCCACAAATTTTCATG GAGGGCTTGAGATGGGTAGCAGAAAGTTTGGGCTGGAGATTAGTCACAACAGAAGAGCTTTAAATGTGTTAAATCAGAAATTTATTGGAGCACAAGCATATCCTTGTGTTGTTAACAAGAGGGGGCTGTCAGA AAATCATGGAGTCTCTCAAAGAAACCCACCAAATCCTGCACATCGACCGATCACAAG GAAGTTTGCTGCACAACAGTCAAGTACACATCAGCATTGTCCACAG CAGGAGACTAAGAAGCAGAAACCATCAGTTCCAAGCACAAATGGGTTTGGCGACTGTATATTCATAGATGTTGAAGAAAATAAGGCACCAGCAGATCATCCAGTACCAATGTTTTTAGAACAAACAGAAGCAATCCTTTATGAAATGGATCAGATG GAGGAGGTTGACATGGAGGATATAATTGAAGAGCCCATTTTGGATATTGATGGCTGTGATGCAAAGAATCCACTTGCTGTTGTTGATTATGTTGAAGATATGTATGCCTCCTATAGAAAAAAGGAG GTGCATGATAAGTTTGAACTCATGAAAGAGACATTATTTCTCACGGTTAATCTTATTGATAGGTTTCTATCACAGCAGACAGTTGTAAGGAAGAAGCTTCAATTGGTTGGATTGGTTGCTATGCTCTTAGCTTGCAAGTATGAGGAGGTTTCTGTTCCAGTGGTAGGAGATCTAATTCTTATATCAGATAAGGCCTACAATAGAAAAGAAGTTCTTGAAATG GAAAGTTTGATGCTTAACAGATTACAGTTTAATATGTCATTTCCAACTCCATATGTTTTCATGCAAAGGTTCCTCAAGGCTGCTCAATGTGATAAGAAG ATTGAGCTGTTGTCCTTCTTCTTGATTGAGCTTTCAATTGTGGAGTATGAAATGCTCAAGTTCCCACCATCTTTATTGGCGGCCGCAGCAATCTATACTGCTCAGTGCACTATCTATGGATTCAAGCAGTGGAGTAGAACCTGTGAGTGTCACAGCAGCTATTCAGAAGATCAACTTCT AGAATGTTCAAGATTAATGGTTGGTTTCCACCAGAAAGCTGGGACAGGGACTGGGGCACACAGGAAATACAATACATCTAAGTTTGGCTATACTTCAAAATGTGAACCGGCACTTTTCTTATTAGAGACTCAAAAATAA